One genomic window of Streptococcus mitis includes the following:
- a CDS encoding lactose-specific PTS transporter subunit EIIC produces the protein MNKLIAFIEKGKPFFEKLSRNIYLRAIRDGFIAGMPVILFSSIFILIAFVPNSWGFKWSDEVVAFLMKPYSYSMGILALLVAGTTAKSLTDSVNRSMEKTNQINYMSTLLAAIVGLLMLAADPIENGLATGFLGTKGLLSAFLAAFVTVAIYKVCVKNNVTIRMPDEVPPNISQVFKDVIPFTLSVVSLYALDLLARHFVGASVAESIGKFFAPLFSAADGYLGITIIFGAFAFFWFVGIHGPSIVEPAIAAITYANAEVNLNLLQQGMHADKILTSGTQMFIVTMGGTGATLVVPFMFMWLTKSKRNRAIGRASVVPTFFGVNEPILFGAPLVLNPIFFIPFIFAPIANVWIFKFFIETLGMNSFTANLPWTTPAPLGLVLGTNFQVLSFILAALLIVVDVVIYYPFLKVYDEQILEEERSGKSNDELKDKVAANFNTAKADAILEKAGVDAAQNTITEETNVLVLCAGGGTSGLLANALNKAAAEYNVPVKAAAGGYGAHREMLPEFDLVILAPQVASNFEDMKAETDKLGIKLAKTEGAQYIKLTRDGKGALAFVQAQFD, from the coding sequence AACTATCTCGTAATATCTACCTTCGTGCCATTCGTGATGGTTTCATTGCAGGTATGCCTGTTATTCTCTTCTCAAGTATTTTTATCTTGATTGCCTTTGTACCAAACTCATGGGGCTTTAAATGGTCTGATGAAGTTGTAGCCTTTCTGATGAAACCTTATAGCTATTCTATGGGTATTCTGGCTCTCTTGGTAGCTGGTACAACAGCTAAGTCATTGACTGACTCAGTAAACCGTAGCATGGAGAAAACCAATCAAATCAACTATATGTCAACACTGTTAGCAGCGATTGTTGGTTTGTTGATGTTAGCAGCTGATCCTATCGAAAATGGTCTAGCTACTGGATTCTTGGGAACAAAAGGCTTGCTTTCAGCCTTCCTTGCTGCCTTTGTTACTGTAGCCATCTATAAGGTTTGTGTTAAGAACAACGTCACTATTCGTATGCCTGACGAAGTTCCACCAAATATCTCACAAGTCTTTAAAGATGTGATTCCATTCACTCTCTCAGTTGTTTCACTTTATGCTCTTGATTTACTAGCTCGTCATTTTGTTGGTGCAAGCGTAGCAGAATCAATCGGTAAATTCTTTGCACCATTATTCTCTGCTGCTGATGGTTATCTAGGTATTACGATTATCTTTGGTGCATTTGCATTCTTCTGGTTTGTTGGTATCCATGGTCCATCTATTGTTGAACCTGCTATCGCAGCAATTACCTATGCCAATGCCGAAGTCAACTTGAACCTTCTCCAACAAGGTATGCACGCTGACAAGATTCTTACTTCTGGTACACAAATGTTTATCGTTACCATGGGTGGTACTGGTGCGACACTGGTTGTTCCATTCATGTTCATGTGGTTAACAAAATCAAAACGTAACCGTGCAATCGGACGCGCTTCAGTAGTTCCAACTTTCTTTGGTGTAAATGAACCAATCTTGTTTGGTGCACCTCTTGTATTAAACCCAATCTTCTTCATTCCATTTATCTTTGCTCCAATCGCAAACGTTTGGATCTTTAAATTCTTCATTGAAACTCTTGGAATGAATTCATTTACTGCTAATCTACCATGGACAACTCCAGCTCCACTAGGTCTAGTTCTTGGTACGAACTTCCAAGTTCTATCATTCATTCTTGCTGCCCTTCTAATCGTGGTTGACGTAGTTATTTACTATCCATTCCTTAAAGTCTATGATGAACAAATTCTTGAAGAAGAGCGTTCAGGTAAATCTAATGATGAATTGAAAGACAAAGTTGCTGCAAACTTCAACACTGCAAAAGCAGATGCTATTCTTGAAAAAGCGGGTGTCGATGCAGCTCAAAATACAATCACTGAAGAAACAAATGTCCTCGTTCTCTGTGCAGGTGGAGGGACAAGTGGACTTCTTGCTAATGCTTTGAATAAGGCAGCTGCAGAATACAATGTCCCTGTGAAAGCAGCAGCAGGTGGCTATGGTGCTCACCGTGAAATGTTACCAGAGTTTGATCTAGTTATCCTTGCCCCTCAAGTTGCTTCAAACTTTGAAGACATGAAAGCAGAAACAGATAAGCTCGGTATTAAACTTGCCAAGACAGAAGGCGCTCAATACATCAAATTAACTCGTGATGGAAAAGGTGCTCTAGCATTTGTACAAGCTCAATTCGATTAA